A genomic segment from Glycine soja cultivar W05 chromosome 18, ASM419377v2, whole genome shotgun sequence encodes:
- the LOC114396820 gene encoding transcription factor AS1-like produces MKDRQRWRAEEDALLRAYVKQYGPREWNLVSQRMNTPLNRDAKSCLERWKNYLKPGIKKGSLTEEEQRLVINLQATHGNKWKKIAAQVPGRTAKRLGKWWEVFKEKQQRETKGNSCTIDPISDSKYEHILESFAEKLVKERPSPSFVMATSNSSFLHADAPAPPPALLPSWLSNSNGTAPVRPPSPSVTLSLSPSTVAAPPPWLQPPVRGPDNAAPLVLGNVAPHGAVLAFGENMVMSELVECCKELDEVHHALAGHKKEAAWRLSRVELQLESEKAGRRREKMEEIEAKIKALREEQTAALDRIEAEYREQLAGLRRDAESKEQKLAEQWAAKHLRLTKFLEQVGCRSRLTEPNGR; encoded by the coding sequence ATGAAGGATAGGCAACGTTGGAGAgctgaagaggatgctttactTCGTGCATATGTCAAACAGTATGGTCCTAGGGAATGGAATCTCGTGTCTCAGCGCATGAACACACCTCTTAACAGGGATGCCAAGTCATGCTTAGAAAGGTGGAAGAACTACCTCAAACCCGGCATTAAAAAAGGATCTCTTACTGAGGAAGAGCAGCGTCTAGTCATCAATCTTCAAGCAACGCACGGGAACAAGTGGAAGAAAATTGCAGCACAAGTCCCTGGTCGCACTGCGAAGAGGTTAGGGAAGTGGTGGGAAGTGTTCAAAGAGAAGCAGCAAAGGGAAACCAAGGGGAATAGCTGCACTATTGACCCAATTAGCGATAGCAAGTACGAGCATATCCTTGAGAGTTTTGCAGAGAAACTAGTGAAAGAAAGGCCTTCACCATCATTTGTTATGGCTACTTCTAACAGTTCTTTTCTGCACGCTGATGCACCGGCTCCTCCACCGGCCTTGCTTCCATCTTGGCTTTCCAATTCCAATGGCACTGCACCTGTGAGGCCACCTTCCCCTTCTGTGACTCTTAGTCTTTCTCCCTCGACGGTGGCAGCGCCTCCTCCATGGTTGCAGCCCCCTGTGAGAGGACCGGACAATGCTGCTCCTCTTGTTTTGGGGAATGTGGCGCCTCACGGGGCAGTTCTAGCATTTGGTGAGAACATGGTGATGTCTGAGTTGGTGGAGTGCTGCAAGGAGTTGGATGAAGTGCATCATGCTTTGGCCGGACATAAGAAGGAGGCGGCATGGCGGTTAAGTAGGGTGGAGCTGCAGTTGGAGTCCGAGAAGGCCGGCCGAAGGAGGGAGAAGATGGAGGAAATTGAAGCGAAGATCAAAGCTCTGAGAGAGGAGCAAACAGCTGCATTGGATAGAATTGAAGCAGAATATAGGGAGCAGTTGGCAGGGTTGAGAAGAGATGCAGAAAGCAAGGAGCAGAAGTTGGCTGAACAATGGGCTGCAAAACACTTGCGCCTTACTAAGTTTCTAGAACAGGTAGGGTGCAGATCAAGGCTCACTGAACCAAATGGAAGATAG